A single region of the Micropterus dolomieu isolate WLL.071019.BEF.003 ecotype Adirondacks linkage group LG02, ASM2129224v1, whole genome shotgun sequence genome encodes:
- the spag9a gene encoding sperm associated antigen 9a isoform X11, whose translation MELEDGVVYQDDPGTSAMMSERVSGLANSIYREFERLIGKYDEDVVKELMPLVVAVLENLDSVFAENQEHEVELELLKEDNEQLITQYEREKALRKHAEEKFIEFEDTHEQDKKDLQNHVDRMESHSRQLELKIKNYVDQIGRLEERELELKKEYNSLHQRHTEMIHNYMEHVERIKMQQISETSESSTAGRVRRERPLSLGIFPSSGGVSLLTPDPQTKAETLSTEGWRFTDPSQPRSNTSLKDELSDFTGSKSATPMSTTASDMEREDGNSKSMEVQAAPGTRSISVGLPENEDNSDVQDIIESTPELVMDLIGYKPCSTPTKGIENMAFDRNTDSLFEELSSAGTGLIGDVDEGADLLGMGREVENLIQENSQLLETKNALNVVNKDLILKVDELTCENEMLQGELEALLQAKTKLEDKTRELEEELKKVRLEVEEVKHKTKDEEDSDVPTAQRKRFTRVEMARVLMERNQYKERLMELQEAVRWTEMIRASRENPTLAEKKKSSIWQFFSRLFSPSSSAPAIKKVESQSNVKYNAPGSLVKRSSTFSQFPTEKSKTFDFLNEEKDQCSSPSRRELKRAQYRQVKAHMQKEDGRVTAHGWSLPSKYKEMKVANGGQVENKMNLPVPVYLRPLDQKDASMKLWCAAGVNLSGGRTLPTSELTKQTKGSQNSLDQMEQESKDQEKAEQEKELVLQDETSSRVWVCTSTHSSTKVMVLDASQPSDLLDSFYACNTHVVCIASVPGVLETDYPAGEEVPQDLEASQGDRASLAGSVASVGSAGSDGATAAEGTTAIPQTASSGVTDQPAEHSGYSGSVELSRETSPAEDGIPTAEEATEATEANAGVGEEGEEDQGADQNQPGIYTEHVFTDPLGVGPTDSSPADTQREPWQDGLTSLPEDSDPSEGEVLRMSSALPTMWLGAQNGCLYVHSSVARWRKCLHAIKLKDSILGIVHVKGRVLVALADGTLAIFHRGIDGQWDLTNYHLLDLGRPHHSIRCMTVVHDKVWCGYRNKIYVIQPKAMRIEKSFDAHPRKESQVRQLAWVGDGIWVSIRLDSTLRLFHAHTYQHLQDVDIEPYVSKMLGTGKLGFSFVRITALTVSCSRLWVGTGNGVIISIPLSEANKTTGTVPNRPGSAVRVYGDDSSDGAMPGSFVPYCSMAHAQLCFHGHRDAVKFFVTVPGQAMPPPGSADSGSDDPPSESSDTATSEPKTYLVMSGGEGYIDFRMGDEGGELDGLSGPTGSQQSAPTKGEQSHLIVWQVTTSHD comes from the exons AACAGGATAAGAAGGACCTGCAGAACCATGTGGACAGAATGGAGTCCCACTCCAGGCAACTGGAGCTCAAGATCAAGAACTACGTAGACCAGA TTGGCAGATTAGAAGAACGTGAATTGGAGCTCAAGAAGGAATACAACTCTCTCCATCAGCGACACACAGAG ATGATCCATAATTATATGGAGCACGTAGAGAGGATCAAAATGCAGCAGATTAGTGAGACCTCAGAGTCGAGCACGGCCGGCCGAGTCAG GAGAGAGCGGCCTCTTTCTTTGGGGATCTTTCCATCGTCTGGTGGGGTGTCCCTGCTAACCCCAGACCCCCAGACCAAGGCAGAGACACTGAGCACAGAGGGCTGGAGGTTTACCGACCCATCACAACCACGGTCCAATACCAGCCTCAAG GATGAGCTGTCGGACTTCACTGGCTCCAAGTCAGCTACTCCGATGTCCACCACAGCCTCGGACATGGAGAGGGAAGATGGGAATAGTAAGAGCATGGAGGTGCAGGCTGCACCGGGAACCAGATCCATATCAGTGG GTTTGCCTGAAAATGAGGACAACTCAGATGTGCAGGACATCATAGAGTCCACCCCTGAGCTGGTCATGGATCTCATTGGATACAAACCCTGCAG CACCCCTACTAAAGGCATTGAGAACATGGCATTTGACCGCAATACAGACTCTCTGTTTGAAGAGCTGTCATCTGCAGGCACCGGACTCATAGGGGATGTTGATGAAGGGGCCGACCTGCTGG GTATGGGCCGGGAAGTTGAAAATCTCATTCAGGAGAATTCACAGCTGCTTGAGACAAA GAATGCTCTGAACGTGGTGAATAAAGACTTGATCTTGAAGGTAGACGAGTTGACCTGTGAGAATGAGATGTTGCAGGGAGAGCTGGAGGCTTTGCTGCAGGCCAAGACCAAGCTGGAGgacaagaccagagagctggaggaggaactCAAAAA AGTACGACTTGAGGTGGAGGAAGTGAAACATAAAACTAAAGATGAAGAAGAT AGTGACGTACCTACAGCCCAGAGGAAGCGCTTCACCAGAGTGGAAATGGCCAGAGTGCTGATGGAAAGGAACCAGTACAAAGAGAGACTGATGGAGCTGCAGGAAGCTGTGCGGTGGACAGAGATGATCAG GGCCTCGAGAGAAAATCCAACACtcgcagaaaaaaagaaatccagCATCTGGCAGTT CTTCAGCAGACTGTTTAGCCCCTCCTCAAGTGCCCCTGCTATAAAGAAGGTGGAGTCCCAGTCCAACGTGAAGTACAACGCCCCGGGCAGCCTTGTGAAGAGGAGTAGCACCTTCTCCCAATTCCCTACAGAGAAGTCCAAGACTTTCGACTTCCTCAATGAAGA AAAGGACCAGTGCAGTTCGCCCTCACGTAGAGAGCTGAAGAGAGcccagtacagacaggtgaaggCCCACATGCAGAAGGAGGATGGACGAGTCACTGCACACGGCTGGAGCCTGCCCAGCAAATACAAGGAAATGAAG GTAGCAAATGGTGGACAGGTGGAGAACAAAATGAACTTACCTGTGCCAGTATACTTGAGACCTCTGGATCAGAAAGATGCTTCTATGAAG CTGTGGTGTGCAGCAGGGGTCAACCTGTCTGGAGGGAGGACATTACCCACATCAGAGCTCACTAAGCAGACGAAGGGCTCTCAGAATAGCCTGGACCAGATGGAGCAAGAGAGTAAG GATCAGGAGAAAGCAGAGCAGGAGAAGGAGTTGGTACTTCAGGACGAAACATCCAGTAGGGTGTGGGTGTGCACCAGCACCCACTCCTCCACCAAGGTTATGGTGCTGGATGCCAGTCAGCCCTCTGACCTACTTGACAGCTTCTACGCCTGCAACACCCACGTTGTCTGCATTGCCAGTGTGCCAG GTGTGTTGGAGACTGATTATCCGGCAGGCGAAGAGGTACCTCAAGACCTGGAGGCTAGCCAAGGTGACAGGGCTTCACTGGCTGGCAGTGTGGCCAGTGTGGGCTCTGCAGGCAGCGATGGTGCGACGGCAGCAGAGGGGACCACCGCCATCCCCCAGACAGCCAGCTCAGGTGTCACTGATCAGCCGGCTGAGCACAGCGGCTACTCTGGCTCAG TTGAGCTGTCCAGAGAGACCAGTCCAGCAGAAGATGGCATTCCCACGGCGGAAGAGGCAACCGAAGCGACGGAGGCTAACGCTGGTGTGGGCGAAGAAGGGGAGGAGGACCAGGGAGCGGATCAAAACCAGCCAGGAATCTACACTGAGCACGTGTTCACTGATCCGCTGGGGGTGGGACCCACTGACTCCtctcctgcagacacacaaag GGAACCTTGGCAGGATGGTCTGACTTCCTTGCCAGAAGACTCAGACCCATCGGAGGGGGAAGTCCTGAGGATGAGCAGCGCCCTCCCCACCATGTGGCTGGGAGCTCAGAACGGATG TCTGTATGTCCACTCGTCTGTGGCTCGATGGAGGAAGTGTCTCCATGCCATAAAGCTGAAGGACTCCATCCTTGGCATAGT GCACGTTAAAGGGAGAGTGCTGGTGGCTTTGGCTGATGGGACTTTAGCAATTTTCCACAGAGGCATTG ACGGTCAGTGGGATTTAACCAACTACCACCTGTTGGATCTGGGCCGGCCCCACCACTCTATCCGCTGTATGACTGTAGTGCATGACAAGGTGTGGTGCGGCTACAGGAACAAGATCTACGTCATCCAGCCTAAAGCCATGAGGATAGAG AAGTCGTTTGATGCTCATCCTCGCAAGGAGAGTCAGGTGCGGCAGCTGGCCTGGGTCGGAGACGGCATCTGGGTGTCCATCCGACTGGATTCAACTCTACGCTTGTTTCACGCCcacacctaccagcacctccagGATGTGGACATCGAGCCCTACGTCAGCAAGATGTTGG gtacGGGTAAGCTGGGCTTCTCGTTTGTGAGAATTACAGCTCTGACGGTGTCCTGCAGCCGACTGTGGGTGGGGACAGGAAACGGCGTCATCATCTCCATCCCGCTGTCTGAAG CCAACAAGACAACGGGAACAGTGCCAAATCGGCCCGGCAGTGCTGTACGAGTTTACGGTGATGACAGTTCAGACGGCGCCATGCCAGGCAGCTTTGTGCCATACTGCTCAATGGCCCACGCCCAGCTGTGTTTCCACGGACATCGAGATGCTGTCAAGTTCTTTGTCACCGTGCCAG GTCAGGCAATGCCCCCTCCTGGCAGTGCAGATTCAGGCTCAGATGACCCACCATCTGAATCCTCTGACACAGCGACCTCTGAGCCCAAAACCTACCTGGTCATGAGTGGTGGCGAAGGCTACATTGACTTCAGAATGG GTGATGAAGGCGGTGAGTTGGACGGTTTATCAGGGCCTACAGGCAGCCAGCAGTCTGCACCTACAAAGGGCGAGCAGAGCCACCTCATCGTCTGGCAGGTCACAACCTCCCatgattga
- the spag9a gene encoding sperm associated antigen 9a isoform X1, whose translation MELEDGVVYQDDPGTSAMMSERVSGLANSIYREFERLIGKYDEDVVKELMPLVVAVLENLDSVFAENQEHEVELELLKEDNEQLITQYEREKALRKHAEEKFIEFEDTHEQDKKDLQNHVDRMESHSRQLELKIKNYVDQIGRLEERELELKKEYNSLHQRHTEMIHNYMEHVERIKMQQISETSESSTAGRVRRERPLSLGIFPSSGGVSLLTPDPQTKAETLSTEGWRFTDPSQPRSNTSLKQLDFVDPPKEMEGKSAQDSSWGNSLADDCKDELSDFTGSKSATPMSTTASDMEREDGNSKSMEVQAAPGTRSISVGLPENEDNSDVQDIIESTPELVMDLIGYKPCSTPTKGIENMAFDRNTDSLFEELSSAGTGLIGDVDEGADLLVEYSDLSLIGMGREVENLIQENSQLLETKNALNVVNKDLILKVDELTCENEMLQGELEALLQAKTKLEDKTRELEEELKKVRLEVEEVKHKTKDEEDSDVPTAQRKRFTRVEMARVLMERNQYKERLMELQEAVRWTEMIRASRENPTLAEKKKSSIWQFFSRLFSPSSSAPAIKKVESQSNVKYNAPGSLVKRSSTFSQFPTEKSKTFDFLNEEKDQCSSPSRRELKRAQYRQVKAHMQKEDGRVTAHGWSLPSKYKEMKVANGGQVENKMNLPVPVYLRPLDQKDASMKLWCAAGVNLSGGRTLPTSELTKQTKGSQNSLDQMEQESKDQEKAEQEKELVLQDETSSRVWVCTSTHSSTKVMVLDASQPSDLLDSFYACNTHVVCIASVPGVLETDYPAGEEVPQDLEASQGDRASLAGSVASVGSAGSDGATAAEGTTAIPQTASSGVTDQPAEHSGYSGSVELSRETSPAEDGIPTAEEATEATEANAGVGEEGEEDQGADQNQPGIYTEHVFTDPLGVGPTDSSPADTQREPWQDGLTSLPEDSDPSEGEVLRMSSALPTMWLGAQNGCLYVHSSVARWRKCLHAIKLKDSILGIVHVKGRVLVALADGTLAIFHRGIADGQWDLTNYHLLDLGRPHHSIRCMTVVHDKVWCGYRNKIYVIQPKAMRIEQKSFDAHPRKESQVRQLAWVGDGIWVSIRLDSTLRLFHAHTYQHLQDVDIEPYVSKMLGTGKLGFSFVRITALTVSCSRLWVGTGNGVIISIPLSEANKTTGTVPNRPGSAVRVYGDDSSDGAMPGSFVPYCSMAHAQLCFHGHRDAVKFFVTVPGQAMPPPGSADSGSDDPPSESSDTATSEPKTYLVMSGGEGYIDFRMGDEGGELDGLSGPTGSQQSAPTKGEQSHLIVWQVTTSHD comes from the exons AACAGGATAAGAAGGACCTGCAGAACCATGTGGACAGAATGGAGTCCCACTCCAGGCAACTGGAGCTCAAGATCAAGAACTACGTAGACCAGA TTGGCAGATTAGAAGAACGTGAATTGGAGCTCAAGAAGGAATACAACTCTCTCCATCAGCGACACACAGAG ATGATCCATAATTATATGGAGCACGTAGAGAGGATCAAAATGCAGCAGATTAGTGAGACCTCAGAGTCGAGCACGGCCGGCCGAGTCAG GAGAGAGCGGCCTCTTTCTTTGGGGATCTTTCCATCGTCTGGTGGGGTGTCCCTGCTAACCCCAGACCCCCAGACCAAGGCAGAGACACTGAGCACAGAGGGCTGGAGGTTTACCGACCCATCACAACCACGGTCCAATACCAGCCTCAAG CAGTTGGACTTTGTCGACCCCCCAAAGGAAATGGAGGGTAAGAGTGCGCAGGACTCTTCTTGGGGGAATTCACTGGCAGACGACTGCAAG GATGAGCTGTCGGACTTCACTGGCTCCAAGTCAGCTACTCCGATGTCCACCACAGCCTCGGACATGGAGAGGGAAGATGGGAATAGTAAGAGCATGGAGGTGCAGGCTGCACCGGGAACCAGATCCATATCAGTGG GTTTGCCTGAAAATGAGGACAACTCAGATGTGCAGGACATCATAGAGTCCACCCCTGAGCTGGTCATGGATCTCATTGGATACAAACCCTGCAG CACCCCTACTAAAGGCATTGAGAACATGGCATTTGACCGCAATACAGACTCTCTGTTTGAAGAGCTGTCATCTGCAGGCACCGGACTCATAGGGGATGTTGATGAAGGGGCCGACCTGCTGG TGGAGTACTCTG ACCTTAGTTTGATTG GTATGGGCCGGGAAGTTGAAAATCTCATTCAGGAGAATTCACAGCTGCTTGAGACAAA GAATGCTCTGAACGTGGTGAATAAAGACTTGATCTTGAAGGTAGACGAGTTGACCTGTGAGAATGAGATGTTGCAGGGAGAGCTGGAGGCTTTGCTGCAGGCCAAGACCAAGCTGGAGgacaagaccagagagctggaggaggaactCAAAAA AGTACGACTTGAGGTGGAGGAAGTGAAACATAAAACTAAAGATGAAGAAGAT AGTGACGTACCTACAGCCCAGAGGAAGCGCTTCACCAGAGTGGAAATGGCCAGAGTGCTGATGGAAAGGAACCAGTACAAAGAGAGACTGATGGAGCTGCAGGAAGCTGTGCGGTGGACAGAGATGATCAG GGCCTCGAGAGAAAATCCAACACtcgcagaaaaaaagaaatccagCATCTGGCAGTT CTTCAGCAGACTGTTTAGCCCCTCCTCAAGTGCCCCTGCTATAAAGAAGGTGGAGTCCCAGTCCAACGTGAAGTACAACGCCCCGGGCAGCCTTGTGAAGAGGAGTAGCACCTTCTCCCAATTCCCTACAGAGAAGTCCAAGACTTTCGACTTCCTCAATGAAGA AAAGGACCAGTGCAGTTCGCCCTCACGTAGAGAGCTGAAGAGAGcccagtacagacaggtgaaggCCCACATGCAGAAGGAGGATGGACGAGTCACTGCACACGGCTGGAGCCTGCCCAGCAAATACAAGGAAATGAAG GTAGCAAATGGTGGACAGGTGGAGAACAAAATGAACTTACCTGTGCCAGTATACTTGAGACCTCTGGATCAGAAAGATGCTTCTATGAAG CTGTGGTGTGCAGCAGGGGTCAACCTGTCTGGAGGGAGGACATTACCCACATCAGAGCTCACTAAGCAGACGAAGGGCTCTCAGAATAGCCTGGACCAGATGGAGCAAGAGAGTAAG GATCAGGAGAAAGCAGAGCAGGAGAAGGAGTTGGTACTTCAGGACGAAACATCCAGTAGGGTGTGGGTGTGCACCAGCACCCACTCCTCCACCAAGGTTATGGTGCTGGATGCCAGTCAGCCCTCTGACCTACTTGACAGCTTCTACGCCTGCAACACCCACGTTGTCTGCATTGCCAGTGTGCCAG GTGTGTTGGAGACTGATTATCCGGCAGGCGAAGAGGTACCTCAAGACCTGGAGGCTAGCCAAGGTGACAGGGCTTCACTGGCTGGCAGTGTGGCCAGTGTGGGCTCTGCAGGCAGCGATGGTGCGACGGCAGCAGAGGGGACCACCGCCATCCCCCAGACAGCCAGCTCAGGTGTCACTGATCAGCCGGCTGAGCACAGCGGCTACTCTGGCTCAG TTGAGCTGTCCAGAGAGACCAGTCCAGCAGAAGATGGCATTCCCACGGCGGAAGAGGCAACCGAAGCGACGGAGGCTAACGCTGGTGTGGGCGAAGAAGGGGAGGAGGACCAGGGAGCGGATCAAAACCAGCCAGGAATCTACACTGAGCACGTGTTCACTGATCCGCTGGGGGTGGGACCCACTGACTCCtctcctgcagacacacaaag GGAACCTTGGCAGGATGGTCTGACTTCCTTGCCAGAAGACTCAGACCCATCGGAGGGGGAAGTCCTGAGGATGAGCAGCGCCCTCCCCACCATGTGGCTGGGAGCTCAGAACGGATG TCTGTATGTCCACTCGTCTGTGGCTCGATGGAGGAAGTGTCTCCATGCCATAAAGCTGAAGGACTCCATCCTTGGCATAGT GCACGTTAAAGGGAGAGTGCTGGTGGCTTTGGCTGATGGGACTTTAGCAATTTTCCACAGAGGCATTG CAGACGGTCAGTGGGATTTAACCAACTACCACCTGTTGGATCTGGGCCGGCCCCACCACTCTATCCGCTGTATGACTGTAGTGCATGACAAGGTGTGGTGCGGCTACAGGAACAAGATCTACGTCATCCAGCCTAAAGCCATGAGGATAGAG CAGAAGTCGTTTGATGCTCATCCTCGCAAGGAGAGTCAGGTGCGGCAGCTGGCCTGGGTCGGAGACGGCATCTGGGTGTCCATCCGACTGGATTCAACTCTACGCTTGTTTCACGCCcacacctaccagcacctccagGATGTGGACATCGAGCCCTACGTCAGCAAGATGTTGG gtacGGGTAAGCTGGGCTTCTCGTTTGTGAGAATTACAGCTCTGACGGTGTCCTGCAGCCGACTGTGGGTGGGGACAGGAAACGGCGTCATCATCTCCATCCCGCTGTCTGAAG CCAACAAGACAACGGGAACAGTGCCAAATCGGCCCGGCAGTGCTGTACGAGTTTACGGTGATGACAGTTCAGACGGCGCCATGCCAGGCAGCTTTGTGCCATACTGCTCAATGGCCCACGCCCAGCTGTGTTTCCACGGACATCGAGATGCTGTCAAGTTCTTTGTCACCGTGCCAG GTCAGGCAATGCCCCCTCCTGGCAGTGCAGATTCAGGCTCAGATGACCCACCATCTGAATCCTCTGACACAGCGACCTCTGAGCCCAAAACCTACCTGGTCATGAGTGGTGGCGAAGGCTACATTGACTTCAGAATGG GTGATGAAGGCGGTGAGTTGGACGGTTTATCAGGGCCTACAGGCAGCCAGCAGTCTGCACCTACAAAGGGCGAGCAGAGCCACCTCATCGTCTGGCAGGTCACAACCTCCCatgattga
- the spag9a gene encoding sperm associated antigen 9a isoform X4: MELEDGVVYQDDPGTSAMMSERVSGLANSIYREFERLIGKYDEDVVKELMPLVVAVLENLDSVFAENQEHEVELELLKEDNEQLITQYEREKALRKHAEEKFIEFEDTHEQDKKDLQNHVDRMESHSRQLELKIKNYVDQIGRLEERELELKKEYNSLHQRHTEMIHNYMEHVERIKMQQISETSESSTAGRVRRERPLSLGIFPSSGGVSLLTPDPQTKAETLSTEGWRFTDPSQPRSNTSLKQLDFVDPPKEMEGKSAQDSSWGNSLADDCKDELSDFTGSKSATPMSTTASDMEREDGNSKSMEVQAAPGTRSISVGLPENEDNSDVQDIIESTPELVMDLIGYKPCSTPTKGIENMAFDRNTDSLFEELSSAGTGLIGDVDEGADLLVEYSDLSLIGMGREVENLIQENSQLLETKNALNVVNKDLILKVDELTCENEMLQGELEALLQAKTKLEDKTRELEEELKKVRLEVEEVKHKTKDEEDSDVPTAQRKRFTRVEMARVLMERNQYKERLMELQEAVRWTEMIRASRENPTLAEKKKSSIWQFFSRLFSPSSSAPAIKKVESQSNVKYNAPGSLVKRSSTFSQFPTEKSKTFDFLNEEKDQCSSPSRRELKRAQYRQVKAHMQKEDGRVTAHGWSLPSKYKEMKVANGGQVENKMNLPVPVYLRPLDQKDASMKLWCAAGVNLSGGRTLPTSELTKQTKGSQNSLDQMEQESKDQEKAEQEKELVLQDETSSRVWVCTSTHSSTKVMVLDASQPSDLLDSFYACNTHVVCIASVPGVLETDYPAGEEVPQDLEASQGDRASLAGSVASVGSAGSDGATAAEGTTAIPQTASSGVTDQPAEHSGYSGSVELSRETSPAEDGIPTAEEATEATEANAGVGEEGEEDQGADQNQPGIYTEHVFTDPLGVGPTDSSPADTQREPWQDGLTSLPEDSDPSEGEVLRMSSALPTMWLGAQNGCLYVHSSVARWRKCLHAIKLKDSILGIVHVKGRVLVALADGTLAIFHRGIDGQWDLTNYHLLDLGRPHHSIRCMTVVHDKVWCGYRNKIYVIQPKAMRIEQKSFDAHPRKESQVRQLAWVGDGIWVSIRLDSTLRLFHAHTYQHLQDVDIEPYVSKMLGTGKLGFSFVRITALTVSCSRLWVGTGNGVIISIPLSEANKTTGTVPNRPGSAVRVYGDDSSDGAMPGSFVPYCSMAHAQLCFHGHRDAVKFFVTVPGQAMPPPGSADSGSDDPPSESSDTATSEPKTYLVMSGGEGYIDFRMGDEGGELDGLSGPTGSQQSAPTKGEQSHLIVWQVTTSHD; encoded by the exons AACAGGATAAGAAGGACCTGCAGAACCATGTGGACAGAATGGAGTCCCACTCCAGGCAACTGGAGCTCAAGATCAAGAACTACGTAGACCAGA TTGGCAGATTAGAAGAACGTGAATTGGAGCTCAAGAAGGAATACAACTCTCTCCATCAGCGACACACAGAG ATGATCCATAATTATATGGAGCACGTAGAGAGGATCAAAATGCAGCAGATTAGTGAGACCTCAGAGTCGAGCACGGCCGGCCGAGTCAG GAGAGAGCGGCCTCTTTCTTTGGGGATCTTTCCATCGTCTGGTGGGGTGTCCCTGCTAACCCCAGACCCCCAGACCAAGGCAGAGACACTGAGCACAGAGGGCTGGAGGTTTACCGACCCATCACAACCACGGTCCAATACCAGCCTCAAG CAGTTGGACTTTGTCGACCCCCCAAAGGAAATGGAGGGTAAGAGTGCGCAGGACTCTTCTTGGGGGAATTCACTGGCAGACGACTGCAAG GATGAGCTGTCGGACTTCACTGGCTCCAAGTCAGCTACTCCGATGTCCACCACAGCCTCGGACATGGAGAGGGAAGATGGGAATAGTAAGAGCATGGAGGTGCAGGCTGCACCGGGAACCAGATCCATATCAGTGG GTTTGCCTGAAAATGAGGACAACTCAGATGTGCAGGACATCATAGAGTCCACCCCTGAGCTGGTCATGGATCTCATTGGATACAAACCCTGCAG CACCCCTACTAAAGGCATTGAGAACATGGCATTTGACCGCAATACAGACTCTCTGTTTGAAGAGCTGTCATCTGCAGGCACCGGACTCATAGGGGATGTTGATGAAGGGGCCGACCTGCTGG TGGAGTACTCTG ACCTTAGTTTGATTG GTATGGGCCGGGAAGTTGAAAATCTCATTCAGGAGAATTCACAGCTGCTTGAGACAAA GAATGCTCTGAACGTGGTGAATAAAGACTTGATCTTGAAGGTAGACGAGTTGACCTGTGAGAATGAGATGTTGCAGGGAGAGCTGGAGGCTTTGCTGCAGGCCAAGACCAAGCTGGAGgacaagaccagagagctggaggaggaactCAAAAA AGTACGACTTGAGGTGGAGGAAGTGAAACATAAAACTAAAGATGAAGAAGAT AGTGACGTACCTACAGCCCAGAGGAAGCGCTTCACCAGAGTGGAAATGGCCAGAGTGCTGATGGAAAGGAACCAGTACAAAGAGAGACTGATGGAGCTGCAGGAAGCTGTGCGGTGGACAGAGATGATCAG GGCCTCGAGAGAAAATCCAACACtcgcagaaaaaaagaaatccagCATCTGGCAGTT CTTCAGCAGACTGTTTAGCCCCTCCTCAAGTGCCCCTGCTATAAAGAAGGTGGAGTCCCAGTCCAACGTGAAGTACAACGCCCCGGGCAGCCTTGTGAAGAGGAGTAGCACCTTCTCCCAATTCCCTACAGAGAAGTCCAAGACTTTCGACTTCCTCAATGAAGA AAAGGACCAGTGCAGTTCGCCCTCACGTAGAGAGCTGAAGAGAGcccagtacagacaggtgaaggCCCACATGCAGAAGGAGGATGGACGAGTCACTGCACACGGCTGGAGCCTGCCCAGCAAATACAAGGAAATGAAG GTAGCAAATGGTGGACAGGTGGAGAACAAAATGAACTTACCTGTGCCAGTATACTTGAGACCTCTGGATCAGAAAGATGCTTCTATGAAG CTGTGGTGTGCAGCAGGGGTCAACCTGTCTGGAGGGAGGACATTACCCACATCAGAGCTCACTAAGCAGACGAAGGGCTCTCAGAATAGCCTGGACCAGATGGAGCAAGAGAGTAAG GATCAGGAGAAAGCAGAGCAGGAGAAGGAGTTGGTACTTCAGGACGAAACATCCAGTAGGGTGTGGGTGTGCACCAGCACCCACTCCTCCACCAAGGTTATGGTGCTGGATGCCAGTCAGCCCTCTGACCTACTTGACAGCTTCTACGCCTGCAACACCCACGTTGTCTGCATTGCCAGTGTGCCAG GTGTGTTGGAGACTGATTATCCGGCAGGCGAAGAGGTACCTCAAGACCTGGAGGCTAGCCAAGGTGACAGGGCTTCACTGGCTGGCAGTGTGGCCAGTGTGGGCTCTGCAGGCAGCGATGGTGCGACGGCAGCAGAGGGGACCACCGCCATCCCCCAGACAGCCAGCTCAGGTGTCACTGATCAGCCGGCTGAGCACAGCGGCTACTCTGGCTCAG TTGAGCTGTCCAGAGAGACCAGTCCAGCAGAAGATGGCATTCCCACGGCGGAAGAGGCAACCGAAGCGACGGAGGCTAACGCTGGTGTGGGCGAAGAAGGGGAGGAGGACCAGGGAGCGGATCAAAACCAGCCAGGAATCTACACTGAGCACGTGTTCACTGATCCGCTGGGGGTGGGACCCACTGACTCCtctcctgcagacacacaaag GGAACCTTGGCAGGATGGTCTGACTTCCTTGCCAGAAGACTCAGACCCATCGGAGGGGGAAGTCCTGAGGATGAGCAGCGCCCTCCCCACCATGTGGCTGGGAGCTCAGAACGGATG TCTGTATGTCCACTCGTCTGTGGCTCGATGGAGGAAGTGTCTCCATGCCATAAAGCTGAAGGACTCCATCCTTGGCATAGT GCACGTTAAAGGGAGAGTGCTGGTGGCTTTGGCTGATGGGACTTTAGCAATTTTCCACAGAGGCATTG ACGGTCAGTGGGATTTAACCAACTACCACCTGTTGGATCTGGGCCGGCCCCACCACTCTATCCGCTGTATGACTGTAGTGCATGACAAGGTGTGGTGCGGCTACAGGAACAAGATCTACGTCATCCAGCCTAAAGCCATGAGGATAGAG CAGAAGTCGTTTGATGCTCATCCTCGCAAGGAGAGTCAGGTGCGGCAGCTGGCCTGGGTCGGAGACGGCATCTGGGTGTCCATCCGACTGGATTCAACTCTACGCTTGTTTCACGCCcacacctaccagcacctccagGATGTGGACATCGAGCCCTACGTCAGCAAGATGTTGG gtacGGGTAAGCTGGGCTTCTCGTTTGTGAGAATTACAGCTCTGACGGTGTCCTGCAGCCGACTGTGGGTGGGGACAGGAAACGGCGTCATCATCTCCATCCCGCTGTCTGAAG CCAACAAGACAACGGGAACAGTGCCAAATCGGCCCGGCAGTGCTGTACGAGTTTACGGTGATGACAGTTCAGACGGCGCCATGCCAGGCAGCTTTGTGCCATACTGCTCAATGGCCCACGCCCAGCTGTGTTTCCACGGACATCGAGATGCTGTCAAGTTCTTTGTCACCGTGCCAG GTCAGGCAATGCCCCCTCCTGGCAGTGCAGATTCAGGCTCAGATGACCCACCATCTGAATCCTCTGACACAGCGACCTCTGAGCCCAAAACCTACCTGGTCATGAGTGGTGGCGAAGGCTACATTGACTTCAGAATGG GTGATGAAGGCGGTGAGTTGGACGGTTTATCAGGGCCTACAGGCAGCCAGCAGTCTGCACCTACAAAGGGCGAGCAGAGCCACCTCATCGTCTGGCAGGTCACAACCTCCCatgattga